In the genome of Flexistipes sinusarabici DSM 4947, one region contains:
- a CDS encoding DUF2232 domain-containing protein, giving the protein MSQNFFKKYSYIPFRLLPLIALLLFTSNIFSPQIGFILTFFLPLIMITYLNGTDRDKKSDAYNLVALAIAAFYSPIIAFYFILIVAVPALLLYYDSVTEKKLYPVITSGIPVLIVTVIALLALPEYRQMLHDAIVQNIDAISKQIQQNNVPLEERGYIAYISNNKDKIAQLGIFLLPCLSYSYTSLLSFVSRNFAYKFRNLPIKLFKVPDMLIIPFLVGGFLILTETTTLKMISYNSTVIFSTLFFFQGLDLVNFFMQKFNIFVFLRLLVYIIIFSEPFMLIAVALFGLFDNWFHFDQMRLKKDKK; this is encoded by the coding sequence ATGTCTCAGAATTTTTTCAAAAAATATTCTTACATTCCTTTCAGACTTTTACCATTAATCGCTCTGCTTTTGTTTACATCAAATATTTTTTCTCCGCAGATAGGTTTTATTCTGACTTTTTTTCTTCCTCTTATAATGATTACTTATCTAAACGGAACAGACAGAGATAAGAAGAGCGATGCATATAATTTAGTAGCATTAGCAATAGCAGCCTTTTACAGCCCAATAATTGCCTTTTATTTTATACTGATTGTCGCTGTTCCTGCGCTGCTTCTATATTATGACTCTGTAACGGAGAAAAAACTGTACCCGGTAATCACCTCCGGAATACCTGTTTTAATTGTCACAGTGATAGCACTGCTGGCTCTGCCGGAATACAGACAAATGCTTCATGATGCAATAGTGCAAAATATTGACGCAATATCGAAGCAAATTCAGCAAAACAATGTCCCGCTGGAAGAGCGCGGATACATCGCTTATATTTCGAACAATAAAGATAAAATTGCACAACTTGGAATCTTCCTGCTGCCCTGCTTAAGTTACTCATACACTTCACTTTTGAGCTTTGTCAGCAGAAACTTTGCCTATAAGTTCAGGAATCTCCCCATAAAGCTGTTCAAAGTTCCTGATATGCTGATAATACCATTCTTAGTGGGTGGATTTCTAATTTTGACTGAAACCACCACGTTAAAAATGATTTCCTACAATTCAACCGTAATATTTTCGACATTGTTCTTTTTTCAGGGGCTCGACCTGGTAAATTTTTTCATGCAGAAGTTTAATATTTTCGTTTTTTTAAGGCTTTTAGTCTATATTATAATATTTTCAGAACCTTTTATGCTGATTGCAGTTGCACTTTTCGGTCTTTTTGACAACTGGTTTCATTTTGATCAAATGCGCTTAAAAAAGGATAAAAAGTGA
- a CDS encoding cytochrome c maturation protein CcmE translates to MKKSKFLIAGLIVVAAVGYLIISSFNSSSVYYLEVSELVKKPAAYSEKGLRVSGDVKNGTVQKDVVNQHLEFVMSDKKGSEMNVVYNGIIPDAFNEDVQVIVEGEYSKKTNTFKARTLLAKCPSKYEAKVEKKS, encoded by the coding sequence ATGAAAAAAAGTAAGTTTTTAATAGCCGGGCTTATTGTCGTAGCTGCAGTGGGTTATCTGATAATTTCCAGTTTTAATTCCAGCAGTGTTTACTACCTTGAGGTTAGCGAATTGGTGAAAAAACCTGCTGCTTATTCTGAAAAAGGTTTGAGGGTAAGTGGTGATGTAAAAAACGGTACTGTACAAAAGGATGTGGTTAATCAGCATTTGGAATTTGTTATGTCTGACAAAAAAGGATCTGAAATGAATGTTGTATATAATGGAATAATCCCCGATGCATTTAATGAAGATGTTCAGGTTATTGTTGAGGGTGAGTATTCCAAGAAAACAAATACTTTTAAAGCCAGAACCCTGTTGGCAAAATGCCCATCAAAATACGAAGCTAAAGTTGAGAAAAAATCGTAG
- a CDS encoding LL-diaminopimelate aminotransferase has protein sequence MSEFMQNMIAERLGGNMFGKDTKIYKFEKIKRAKKAAMEKDPSAELIDMGVGEPDDKAPAEIADILKKEVDKKENRFYSDNGIQEFKDVAADYMKKRFNVDIDPVSEVNHSIGSKPGLAMIPFTLINPGDISLMTVPGYPVTGSLTKYLGGDIYTLPLTKENDFLPDLGAIPEDIRKKAKLLYLNYPNNPTGAVAGKDFFEKVVKFAKENNIAVVHDAAYIELTYSEKQPSFLSVEGAKDVGIEIHSLSKSFNMTGWRLAFVCGNETLVKAFATVKDNYDSGQFIPIQKAGAYALQHPELIDKTREKYKRRLSKLSEILSDMGFYVNQPKGTFYLYFEIPKGTKSGKKFNNAEEFCDFMIREKYISSVPWDDAGNFLRFSATFEAESLDEEERIIGEIKKRLSEEDFIF, from the coding sequence ATGAGTGAATTTATGCAAAACATGATTGCCGAAAGACTCGGAGGCAATATGTTCGGCAAAGACACGAAAATCTACAAGTTTGAAAAAATAAAGAGAGCTAAAAAGGCGGCGATGGAAAAAGATCCCTCTGCCGAATTGATCGATATGGGTGTGGGAGAACCTGATGATAAAGCACCTGCTGAAATTGCAGATATCCTAAAAAAAGAAGTGGACAAAAAGGAAAACAGATTTTATTCGGACAACGGGATACAGGAATTCAAAGATGTAGCGGCAGACTATATGAAAAAACGTTTTAACGTTGATATAGATCCGGTAAGTGAAGTGAACCACAGCATCGGATCAAAACCAGGGCTGGCAATGATACCTTTCACCCTGATAAATCCAGGTGATATATCTTTAATGACGGTACCGGGTTATCCTGTAACGGGCAGCCTTACAAAATACCTCGGCGGTGATATTTATACCCTCCCCCTTACAAAGGAGAACGACTTTCTCCCGGATTTGGGGGCAATTCCTGAAGATATAAGAAAAAAAGCCAAACTGCTCTATTTAAACTACCCCAACAATCCCACCGGAGCAGTAGCAGGTAAAGATTTTTTTGAAAAGGTTGTAAAATTTGCCAAAGAAAACAATATAGCCGTGGTTCATGACGCTGCATATATAGAACTTACCTATAGTGAAAAGCAGCCTTCTTTTCTTTCAGTTGAAGGCGCCAAAGATGTTGGAATAGAAATTCATTCTCTTTCAAAATCATTTAACATGACAGGCTGGAGACTGGCATTTGTTTGCGGCAACGAGACGCTTGTTAAAGCATTTGCCACAGTAAAAGACAATTATGACTCAGGACAGTTTATTCCCATTCAGAAAGCAGGAGCATACGCTCTGCAGCATCCGGAACTCATAGACAAAACAAGGGAAAAATACAAAAGGCGTCTTTCCAAACTGTCGGAAATACTTTCAGATATGGGTTTTTACGTGAATCAACCCAAAGGCACATTTTATTTGTACTTTGAGATACCAAAAGGAACAAAAAGCGGCAAAAAGTTCAATAATGCCGAAGAATTCTGTGATTTTATGATCAGAGAAAAATATATATCATCCGTTCCGTGGGATGACGCCGGAAATTTCCTGAGATTCAGTGCAACTTTTGAAGCCGAATCCCTTGATGAGGAAGAAAGAATAATCGGAGAAATCAAAAAAAGACTTTCTGAAGAAGATTTTATATTCTAA
- the fmt gene encoding methionyl-tRNA formyltransferase: MKVIYMGTPGIAIKPLESLVNHPRINIPLVICQPDKPKGRGKKLAPPPVKEFAETAGIEVYQPLTLKNNNELVQKISHIEPDFLVVVAYGRILPNNILNSAKYAPINVHFSLLPKYRGAAPVNWAVVNGEKHTGVTTMLMSEGLDEGDILLQKSVEIDLKNSVELSEELSELGAELIVKTLLNFENIQPRPQNHRLSSYAPVINKKDGLVDWSESASQIERQIRGFQPWPSAFSYINGKMIKLFKAEVVENIESSHKAGSIIEINKESFTVKCGKDCLRVLELQMEGKKRTTAKNFLSGNKLEKGMRLGQ; encoded by the coding sequence ATGAAAGTTATATATATGGGGACTCCCGGCATTGCCATAAAACCTCTCGAAAGCCTGGTAAACCACCCTAGAATCAATATTCCCCTTGTTATATGCCAGCCGGATAAACCCAAAGGCAGAGGCAAAAAGCTTGCACCTCCACCGGTAAAGGAATTTGCCGAAACAGCCGGTATTGAAGTTTATCAGCCCTTAACATTAAAAAATAACAACGAGCTGGTACAGAAAATCTCTCATATTGAGCCAGATTTTCTGGTAGTGGTGGCATACGGCAGGATTTTGCCGAATAATATTCTCAATTCCGCCAAATATGCCCCGATAAATGTGCATTTTTCCCTCCTGCCCAAATACAGGGGAGCTGCACCGGTTAACTGGGCTGTCGTTAACGGTGAAAAGCATACAGGGGTTACAACAATGCTCATGTCCGAGGGACTGGATGAGGGGGACATATTGCTGCAGAAGTCAGTAGAAATCGATTTGAAAAACAGCGTTGAGCTGTCAGAAGAACTGTCGGAACTCGGCGCTGAATTAATTGTGAAAACACTGTTAAACTTTGAAAATATACAGCCCAGACCGCAAAACCACCGCTTAAGCAGTTACGCTCCTGTTATCAACAAAAAAGACGGGCTTGTAGACTGGTCAGAAAGTGCATCCCAGATAGAAAGACAAATCAGAGGATTTCAACCCTGGCCCTCGGCTTTTTCCTATATCAATGGTAAAATGATAAAACTTTTTAAAGCTGAGGTTGTCGAAAATATTGAATCTTCCCATAAAGCCGGGTCAATAATTGAAATTAACAAAGAATCTTTTACTGTTAAATGCGGTAAAGATTGCCTGCGGGTACTGGAGCTGCAGATGGAAGGGAAAAAACGTACAACAGCTAAAAACTTTCTCTCCGGGAATAAATTAGAAAAGGGTATGAGACTTGGACAATAG
- the rpsR gene encoding 30S ribosomal protein S18, translating to MAMRRRFQRKKVCKFCADKLDIDYKDTKLLKQYITERGKIMPSRLTGTCSRHQRMLASSVKTARNIALLPYTLNR from the coding sequence ATGGCAATGAGAAGAAGATTTCAAAGAAAAAAAGTTTGTAAATTTTGTGCTGATAAACTGGATATTGACTATAAAGATACCAAACTGCTTAAACAGTATATCACAGAACGGGGAAAAATCATGCCCTCAAGGCTGACGGGAACATGTTCAAGACATCAGCGCATGTTGGCATCTTCAGTAAAGACGGCAAGAAATATTGCACTTCTTCCCTACACGTTGAACAGATAA
- a CDS encoding RsmB/NOP family class I SAM-dependent RNA methyltransferase: MPDKFRRRLLSLLLSFYNSQHNGSSYLEEDFFEDSGYQRVYRKIYFNIFRNLGFIERILTEYTKNLKDKKAKSLLVLGTSQIFFMDDIPDYACINETVKLAPVYLKKFINATLRNIARNKEVLIQSYSIKENFPDWFVQKWANLFSNDCELDNFLNFFNKSPEFHSINMDSLTPEPYIKNASRSYPMDLASFYIPMLSGNIRASSIMDACAAPGGKTLVLSQLHPNAKITALDKDSKRSDILAHNVKKYNADNVRIINEDFLNFNLKNQEKFDLILLDAPCTGLGTMKRHPEIRWLRTREDIKKMASYQNKFLEKASQLVTHGGYILYSVCSLEAEEGIDVINNFIDSNPNFKIFTPNFHYIPSDFFWGKFYYTLPHKTLTDGFFAALLKNTA; encoded by the coding sequence ATGCCTGATAAATTCAGAAGGAGGCTTTTAAGCCTCCTTCTTTCTTTCTACAATTCACAGCACAACGGCTCCTCATATCTGGAAGAAGATTTTTTCGAAGACAGCGGGTATCAGCGTGTTTACAGAAAGATTTATTTCAATATTTTCAGAAACCTCGGCTTTATTGAAAGAATACTGACTGAATACACAAAAAACCTTAAAGATAAAAAAGCTAAATCACTTCTTGTCCTCGGAACGTCACAGATTTTTTTTATGGACGATATCCCTGATTATGCATGTATTAATGAAACAGTAAAGTTAGCACCTGTATATTTGAAAAAATTTATAAATGCTACACTGAGGAATATAGCCCGCAACAAAGAAGTACTTATTCAATCGTACTCGATAAAAGAAAACTTCCCGGATTGGTTTGTACAAAAGTGGGCTAACTTATTTTCAAATGATTGTGAGCTGGATAATTTCTTAAATTTTTTTAACAAAAGTCCTGAATTTCATTCAATAAACATGGACAGCCTGACACCGGAGCCTTACATAAAGAATGCAAGCCGCTCTTATCCAATGGATTTGGCTTCATTCTATATTCCCATGCTTAGCGGTAATATCAGAGCTTCCTCCATTATGGATGCATGCGCAGCACCCGGGGGGAAAACTCTTGTATTATCACAACTGCACCCCAATGCAAAAATCACCGCTTTGGATAAAGACAGCAAGAGGTCTGATATTCTCGCTCACAATGTAAAAAAATATAATGCTGATAATGTCAGAATAATAAATGAAGACTTTTTAAATTTTAATCTGAAAAATCAGGAAAAATTTGATCTGATCCTTCTGGATGCACCTTGTACCGGTCTTGGGACAATGAAAAGGCATCCGGAAATACGCTGGCTCAGAACAAGAGAAGACATTAAAAAGATGGCTTCTTACCAGAACAAATTTTTGGAAAAAGCTTCGCAGCTTGTCACACACGGTGGTTACATTCTTTACAGCGTCTGTTCGCTTGAAGCAGAAGAGGGTATTGATGTTATCAATAATTTTATAGACTCAAACCCAAATTTTAAAATTTTCACACCGAATTTTCATTATATACCCTCAGATTTCTTTTGGGGCAAATTTTACTATACCCTGCCTCACAAGACACTTACAGACGGTTTTTTTGCAGCATTGTTAAAAAATACAGCTTAG
- a CDS encoding single-stranded DNA-binding protein, whose translation MGFLNKVILLGNVTRNPEVRYIPGSGTPVAKFGLAVNRRYKSGDEYKDETLFIDISAFARLAEITGEYVTKGMPLLVEGRLTFRTWEQDGVKRSKHEIVAENIQMISRPSGQSDRSEGTASSENSQITDNYSGNDTMDENDIPF comes from the coding sequence ATGGGATTCTTAAATAAAGTCATATTACTTGGTAACGTGACAAGAAATCCGGAAGTAAGATATATCCCGGGATCAGGAACGCCGGTGGCTAAATTTGGCCTTGCTGTTAACAGAAGATACAAAAGCGGTGATGAGTATAAAGATGAAACCCTCTTCATTGATATATCTGCATTTGCAAGACTCGCCGAAATTACCGGAGAATATGTGACAAAAGGTATGCCGCTGCTGGTAGAGGGAAGATTAACTTTCAGGACGTGGGAGCAGGATGGTGTAAAAAGAAGCAAACATGAGATAGTTGCAGAAAACATCCAAATGATATCCCGCCCTTCCGGTCAGAGCGACAGATCTGAAGGAACTGCATCTTCTGAAAATTCACAGATTACGGATAATTATTCCGGCAATGATACAATGGATGAAAACGACATCCCTTTCTAA
- a CDS encoding methylated-DNA--[protein]-cysteine S-methyltransferase, producing MDLYYNFRSIVNLKLSFNDYNNNLDSVSFTSSPANALLSNNISTKQQQKILYILDNYENNPEIDLSVLNFRRMSDFAYNIYSVLSKIPIGQTITYSTLAEKAGKPRAARAAGTLMKSNAFALIIPCHRVVGKNSIGGFSSGLRLKERLLKFEQFFI from the coding sequence ATGGACCTTTATTATAACTTCAGAAGTATAGTAAATCTTAAGCTCAGTTTTAACGATTATAACAATAATCTTGACTCTGTAAGTTTTACATCTTCACCTGCAAATGCCCTGCTGTCAAATAATATAAGCACCAAACAACAGCAAAAAATACTGTACATTCTTGACAACTATGAAAATAATCCTGAGATTGACTTGTCTGTTCTCAACTTTCGGAGAATGTCTGATTTTGCTTACAATATTTATTCCGTTTTATCAAAAATACCTATAGGACAAACTATTACCTACTCAACACTTGCAGAAAAAGCAGGAAAACCGAGGGCAGCAAGAGCCGCCGGCACTTTGATGAAGTCAAATGCTTTTGCCTTAATTATTCCATGCCACCGGGTGGTGGGCAAAAATAGTATAGGAGGCTTTTCTTCAGGGTTGAGGTTAAAAGAGAGACTGCTGAAGTTCGAGCAGTTTTTTATATAG
- the rpsF gene encoding 30S ribosomal protein S6 has translation MNLYETVLLVNPELPLKDAQELSEKYQELIKKQNGEIVNTEAWGKLRLAYEVEGHKEGLYFLIQFKSDTPVLQELEKRFKYDDNVLRQVLVRIDGKKFKLKKKSDEKEKKERARKGSPKDTEENAPKEENIAAAEEKTPTAEENAPKEENTKEKE, from the coding sequence ATGAATTTGTACGAAACTGTATTACTTGTTAACCCTGAGCTGCCCCTAAAGGATGCTCAGGAGTTATCAGAAAAGTATCAGGAGCTTATTAAGAAGCAAAACGGAGAAATTGTAAACACTGAGGCATGGGGCAAACTCAGATTGGCCTATGAAGTTGAAGGACACAAAGAAGGTCTCTATTTCCTCATTCAATTCAAATCAGACACACCGGTTCTTCAGGAACTGGAAAAACGTTTCAAATACGATGATAACGTCCTAAGACAAGTTTTGGTAAGAATCGACGGCAAAAAATTCAAGCTGAAAAAGAAATCTGACGAAAAAGAGAAAAAAGAGAGAGCGAGAAAAGGGAGCCCCAAAGACACAGAGGAGAACGCTCCTAAGGAAGAAAATATAGCGGCGGCTGAAGAAAAAACTCCAACAGCCGAAGAAAATGCACCGAAAGAAGAGAATACTAAAGAGAAGGAATAA
- a CDS encoding DUF116 domain-containing protein — MDNRLKPEKKRLFIILLSVVGSTLVIFTGLFWYISYKGLDSISKFAGNIFTLLILAFGVFLLFSVLVLVFTMISGKQSKIASKLRGPLNKLLFPLVIKVSKLLHLDKDRITRSFIAINNELVMEYLNKKTVKDLLVLLPHCIQLEDCELKITKDILICKKCGRCDIGGLAKIAEKYNLTMNVATGGTIARRLIKEKRPDVILAVACERDLLSGVLDTYPLPVLGVFNSRPNGPCINTVVDVDLIEDIIKLLNISPADMRGT, encoded by the coding sequence TTGGACAATAGGTTAAAACCGGAAAAAAAACGGCTCTTTATAATACTTCTTTCAGTAGTAGGCTCAACACTGGTTATATTTACAGGCTTATTCTGGTATATATCCTATAAAGGTTTGGACTCCATATCAAAATTTGCCGGAAATATTTTCACACTTCTGATACTCGCTTTCGGAGTTTTTTTGCTTTTTTCCGTTTTAGTGCTTGTTTTTACAATGATATCGGGCAAACAATCTAAAATTGCATCAAAACTGCGCGGACCGCTGAATAAACTTCTTTTTCCTCTTGTAATAAAAGTTTCAAAACTCTTGCATCTTGATAAAGACAGGATAACCCGATCTTTTATAGCAATAAATAACGAACTTGTAATGGAGTATCTTAACAAAAAGACAGTAAAAGATCTTCTTGTACTGCTGCCTCATTGTATTCAACTGGAAGATTGTGAACTAAAAATCACAAAGGATATCTTAATATGCAAGAAATGCGGCAGATGCGACATAGGAGGTCTTGCAAAAATTGCAGAAAAGTATAATTTAACTATGAATGTAGCCACAGGCGGAACTATTGCCAGGCGCCTGATAAAAGAAAAAAGACCTGACGTTATTCTGGCTGTGGCTTGTGAAAGGGATCTGCTAAGCGGTGTTCTTGATACGTACCCCCTGCCGGTTCTGGGAGTTTTCAATTCCAGACCGAACGGACCGTGCATAAACACCGTGGTGGATGTGGATCTTATTGAGGATATAATAAAACTTTTAAATATATCACCCGCTGATATGCGGGGTACCTAA
- a CDS encoding c-type heme family protein translates to MFKSIQAKVNAIITVVLVLVFLFFSFFLDAKLRENAWQQKIKQAQLLYQQLSFLKTYIGKHRGIWIKNPKGDDFILKEGNFGRKNTSIVLGDLSEQAVGNDMYNFKVVSPNPIKKRNKADAFETQALMQFKTKGTDTEIYKIDKKDKVLRYIKPMITKEFCIKCHPEYTVGDINGGISITIPIQDTLKEIRSSRIYFGIFGISTLIIVLVSLILILSNIVTKPIKQLTDRAEKISTCDISISTATEREDEIGALSNAIERLRISIKKLMK, encoded by the coding sequence ATGTTTAAATCAATTCAGGCGAAAGTTAACGCGATCATTACGGTGGTTTTAGTTCTGGTTTTTTTGTTTTTCAGCTTTTTTCTCGATGCAAAACTAAGGGAAAATGCATGGCAGCAAAAGATTAAACAGGCACAGTTATTGTATCAGCAGCTGAGTTTTCTAAAAACTTACATCGGCAAACACAGGGGAATTTGGATAAAAAACCCAAAAGGTGACGACTTCATTTTAAAAGAAGGAAATTTCGGCAGAAAAAATACTTCCATCGTGCTCGGTGACTTATCAGAACAAGCTGTGGGCAACGACATGTATAACTTTAAAGTTGTCAGTCCCAATCCCATAAAAAAACGCAACAAAGCAGATGCATTCGAAACGCAGGCTCTTATGCAGTTTAAAACAAAGGGAACAGATACGGAAATTTACAAAATTGATAAAAAAGACAAGGTTCTCAGATATATAAAACCTATGATTACAAAAGAGTTTTGCATAAAATGCCATCCGGAATACACCGTAGGAGACATTAACGGCGGAATAAGCATTACAATTCCCATTCAGGATACATTAAAGGAAATCAGGAGTTCTAGAATTTATTTCGGAATTTTTGGCATATCAACACTTATTATTGTACTTGTATCCCTGATACTTATCTTATCAAATATAGTTACAAAACCGATTAAACAACTAACCGACAGAGCTGAAAAAATAAGTACTTGCGATATTTCAATATCTACAGCTACAGAAAGGGAGGATGAAATAGGAGCACTGTCTAACGCAATCGAACGATTGAGAATAAGTATTAAAAAACTTATGAAGTAA
- the htpX gene encoding zinc metalloprotease HtpX — protein sequence MNLNSMKTVFFMILLMVLFIGLGGILAGRTGMIIAFVIAMGINFFTYWFSDKMVLKMYKAKPVTENEAPELYSIVQRLATKGQLPMPKVYIIQNPSPNAFATGRNPKHAAVAVTTGLKELLTADELEGVLAHEMAHVHGRDILIGTFAATVAGAIMMLADWAQWALIFGGGDDENNPLGIAGIIIAMIVAPLAAMMVQMAISRSREYLADQKGANLCGNPHALANALRKISAGVQKAPMKANAATTHMLIMNPLKGKNLANLFSTHPPVEERIKRLENMAYA from the coding sequence ATGAACTTAAACTCAATGAAAACAGTATTTTTCATGATACTGTTGATGGTTCTTTTCATAGGCCTGGGAGGCATACTGGCCGGAAGAACAGGAATGATCATAGCCTTTGTTATTGCTATGGGAATAAACTTTTTTACATACTGGTTCAGTGATAAAATGGTTTTGAAAATGTACAAAGCAAAACCGGTAACAGAGAATGAAGCTCCGGAACTTTACAGCATCGTTCAGAGGCTGGCAACAAAAGGGCAGCTGCCGATGCCAAAAGTTTATATAATCCAGAACCCCTCACCTAATGCCTTTGCAACGGGCAGAAATCCAAAACACGCTGCAGTGGCTGTAACAACCGGCCTCAAAGAGTTACTCACTGCTGATGAGCTTGAAGGGGTACTCGCCCATGAAATGGCACATGTTCATGGCAGGGACATTCTTATCGGTACGTTTGCTGCAACTGTGGCAGGAGCTATAATGATGCTTGCAGATTGGGCTCAATGGGCACTTATTTTTGGCGGCGGTGACGATGAGAACAACCCGCTTGGTATAGCGGGGATCATTATTGCAATGATTGTGGCCCCTTTGGCAGCAATGATGGTACAAATGGCTATATCCAGATCAAGAGAATACCTGGCTGATCAGAAAGGTGCAAACTTATGCGGCAATCCTCATGCTCTGGCAAATGCTCTAAGAAAAATTTCTGCAGGAGTACAGAAAGCTCCAATGAAAGCAAATGCAGCAACCACCCATATGCTCATAATGAATCCACTTAAAGGAAAAAATTTAGCAAATCTTTTTTCGACACACCCTCCGGTGGAAGAAAGGATTAAGCGTCTAGAAAATATGGCGTATGCCTGA
- a CDS encoding cation diffusion facilitator family transporter — protein MTRKTAAALTSVFVAGTLAVIKLVTGLMINSLVIVTSAVDSIMDIVTSSINYYAIKASEQPPDKEHPFGHHKYESLATFIQSIIIMLSGFYILYEAYSKYINKESVTNVNNGLYVMFFSILITLFLTIFLRRTAKREESAVLKADALHYEIDILTNLGVIGTLFVVKFTGIEIIDPVVSVLIAVYIVYSALKLNFNVTKDLVDTELPVDIKEKIIDIIKQYDDYHLDFHRLRTRQAGSKKFVDLHLTLCREVSLNDAHKIADTIEKRIKDEIKNSDVIIHIEPCTDENCPGIEHCEKKVRIDIE, from the coding sequence GTGACAAGAAAAACAGCAGCCGCCCTCACTTCAGTTTTTGTGGCAGGTACTCTGGCTGTAATCAAACTTGTAACAGGGCTTATGATAAACTCACTGGTCATTGTCACTTCAGCAGTTGACTCCATAATGGACATTGTTACTTCATCAATTAATTACTATGCCATAAAAGCCTCTGAACAACCACCCGACAAAGAGCACCCGTTTGGGCACCACAAATATGAGTCACTTGCGACTTTCATACAGTCTATAATCATTATGCTGTCAGGATTTTACATATTGTACGAGGCATATTCAAAATACATCAACAAAGAATCCGTTACCAACGTGAATAACGGATTGTATGTTATGTTTTTTTCTATACTGATCACTCTCTTTCTAACAATTTTTCTTAGGCGTACTGCCAAAAGAGAGGAGTCGGCAGTTCTCAAAGCGGATGCACTGCACTATGAGATTGATATTTTGACAAATCTCGGTGTAATAGGGACGCTGTTTGTAGTAAAGTTCACTGGTATTGAAATTATAGACCCGGTTGTGTCTGTTTTAATAGCTGTCTATATCGTTTATTCCGCATTAAAACTGAACTTTAACGTAACAAAGGATCTCGTTGATACTGAACTGCCGGTTGATATTAAAGAAAAAATCATAGATATAATCAAGCAATATGATGATTACCACCTGGATTTTCACCGATTGAGAACAAGACAAGCCGGTTCAAAAAAATTTGTAGACTTACACCTTACGCTGTGCAGGGAAGTCTCTTTAAATGATGCTCATAAAATAGCTGATACAATTGAAAAAAGGATTAAAGATGAAATAAAAAATTCAGATGTCATCATACATATTGAGCCGTGTACGGATGAAAATTGTCCTGGTATAGAACATTGTGAAAAAAAAGTAAGAATCGATATTGAATAA